A genomic window from Alkalihalobacillus sp. AL-G includes:
- the pdaA gene encoding delta-lactam-biosynthetic de-N-acetylase, producing the protein MVKQFCIVILAAVLVLLTPLNGHAYSNEKHDWFFKRSKDHQPATTEPEFMELLKKYNGFYIGDTSGKNLYLTFDNGYENGYTKQILDVLNEKNVPATFFVTGHYLNDQAELVKRMVKEGHIVGNHSWKHPDLTSVSNSRLKEELTKVEEEYQKLTGHNDMVFLRPPRGVFSERTLALSEKEGYINVFWSLAYKDWVTNEQKGEDYAYRNIMKQIHPGAILLLHTVSKDNAEALGRVIDDLRKQGYTFKSLNSLVANEHLIGHNHQ; encoded by the coding sequence GTGGTTAAACAATTTTGCATCGTAATTCTAGCTGCCGTCTTGGTATTATTGACTCCATTGAACGGACATGCCTATTCAAATGAAAAACATGATTGGTTTTTTAAACGGAGCAAGGATCATCAACCTGCAACGACCGAACCAGAATTTATGGAGCTTCTGAAAAAATATAATGGCTTTTACATTGGTGATACGAGTGGGAAAAATTTGTACTTAACCTTTGATAACGGCTATGAAAATGGCTATACGAAACAAATCCTTGATGTGTTAAATGAAAAAAATGTTCCAGCAACCTTTTTTGTAACTGGACATTATCTGAATGATCAAGCAGAACTCGTGAAACGGATGGTGAAAGAAGGACATATTGTCGGAAATCATTCGTGGAAACACCCTGATTTGACGTCAGTAAGTAATTCTCGGTTAAAAGAAGAACTTACAAAGGTTGAGGAAGAATATCAAAAGTTAACCGGGCACAATGACATGGTATTTCTACGCCCGCCAAGGGGAGTTTTCAGTGAACGGACCCTGGCATTATCTGAAAAAGAAGGCTACATCAATGTATTCTGGTCCCTTGCTTATAAGGATTGGGTAACGAACGAACAAAAAGGCGAGGACTATGCCTATCGCAACATCATGAAGCAAATTCATCCCGGGGCAATCCTCCTTTTGCACACCGTTTCCAAGGATAATGCAGAAGCATTAGGTCGCGTCATTGATGATCTTCGTAAACAAGGCTATACCTTCAAAAGCTTGAATTCTCTCGTTGCAAATGAGCATTTAATAGGACACAATCATCAATAA